In Terriglobales bacterium, a single genomic region encodes these proteins:
- a CDS encoding biotin transporter BioY: MVKSAVGRIERNFPDQVLATVHQGAIIVAASLFVALCARITLPLPFTPVPLSLQNFGVLLVGLLLGSRRGFAAVALYLVEGACGLPVFTPGLGGIAQLLGPTGGYLIAYPVVAFCAGWIWERGSKTFGRALAATLSAEVILFAGGISWLMLLTHTSFVQASRFALYPFVFGEVIKILSASGIANRVRRYRTQS; the protein is encoded by the coding sequence ATGGTTAAATCTGCTGTTGGACGTATCGAGAGAAACTTCCCCGATCAGGTTCTCGCCACCGTACACCAGGGCGCGATCATCGTCGCCGCCAGTTTGTTTGTCGCACTCTGCGCCCGGATAACGCTACCGCTGCCCTTCACCCCTGTACCGCTGAGCCTGCAGAACTTTGGTGTGCTGCTGGTGGGATTACTTTTAGGAAGCCGGCGTGGGTTCGCAGCAGTGGCGCTCTATCTGGTGGAAGGTGCTTGTGGCCTGCCGGTCTTCACTCCGGGGTTGGGTGGCATTGCGCAGCTACTGGGACCAACCGGCGGCTACCTGATCGCCTATCCGGTAGTCGCGTTTTGTGCCGGGTGGATCTGGGAACGCGGCAGCAAGACTTTCGGCCGAGCGCTTGCCGCGACGCTCTCAGCGGAAGTCATTCTGTTCGCAGGTGGAATCTCCTGGCTGATGCTGCTCACTCACACTTCTTTCGTGCAGGCGAGCCGTTTCGCGCTCTACCCGTTCGTCTTTGGTGAAGTCATCAAGATTCTGTCGGCCTCCGGCATCGCCAATCGGGTACGTCGTTATCGGACCCAGTCGTGA
- a CDS encoding menaquinone biosynthesis protein — MSLLRMRRFRIAAISYLNTAPLMWDFIHGKAARDFDISYTVPATCAAALREGSADIGIIPAIAYTSIPDLVIIPEVAIAAKGPVRSILLVSKVRLEEIRTVATDQSSLSSVGLAKVIFNKWLGGNRDFRSLPPDLPSMLQACDAALIIGDPALKVDRSRYHVFDLAEQWRQFTGKPFVFAFWAVRQDALAGTETLELASIFQQSRDHGLEPVHLDSIAREWAPRVGISEDEVRAYLTRNIHYVLDTECLAGMQLFFRYAAELGVVHRVPPLRFLQPLTASSISRLA, encoded by the coding sequence ATGAGCCTTCTGCGCATGCGCCGCTTCCGAATTGCCGCAATCTCATACCTGAACACGGCACCGCTGATGTGGGACTTTATCCACGGCAAGGCTGCGCGCGACTTCGATATTTCCTACACCGTGCCGGCGACTTGTGCCGCGGCATTGCGTGAAGGTTCAGCGGACATCGGCATAATCCCCGCTATTGCGTACACGAGTATTCCCGATCTGGTGATCATTCCTGAGGTCGCCATCGCTGCCAAAGGCCCGGTACGGTCAATTCTGCTGGTCAGCAAGGTCCGGCTGGAAGAAATAAGGACGGTGGCGACTGACCAATCTTCGTTGAGCTCGGTCGGATTAGCGAAAGTAATCTTCAACAAATGGCTGGGAGGCAACCGCGACTTCCGTTCCCTGCCGCCTGATTTGCCATCAATGTTGCAGGCTTGCGATGCCGCTTTAATTATCGGCGATCCGGCCCTGAAGGTGGATCGGTCTCGCTATCACGTGTTCGATCTTGCGGAGCAATGGCGGCAGTTTACCGGAAAACCATTTGTTTTCGCATTCTGGGCGGTGCGCCAAGATGCGCTCGCAGGCACAGAAACTTTGGAACTGGCCTCGATTTTTCAGCAGTCACGCGATCACGGCCTCGAGCCTGTACACCTTGATTCGATCGCCCGCGAGTGGGCGCCCAGAGTGGGAATCAGCGAAGATGAAGTCAGAGCATACCTGACCAGGAACATCCACTATGTGCTCGATACCGAATGTTTGGCCGGCATGCAGCTGTTCTTTCGCTATGCTGCCGAGTTAGGCGTCGTACATCGGGTGCCGCCGCTTCGCTTTCTGCAGCCGCTCACAGCGTCTTCCATTTCTCGTCTGGCATAG
- a CDS encoding MqnA/MqnD/SBP family protein has product MNPLPRPSAAPALDDADAVREISVAHSPDSDDAFMFYGLATNKVRVPGVRFAHTLCDIETLNRKAHDRVYDLTAISFHAYPYIQDDYALLSSGGSVGEGYGPMIVASRPFSPEGVKNARIAVPGTLTTAYLVLQLFAPGVETVVVPFDQIIPQVAAGNYEAGLIIHEGQLTYEKARLHRVVDLGQWWHQTTGLPLPLGGNAIRRELGPELIAKVGSAMRQTIQYALDHREEALEYAKQFARDLDSQTADRFVGMYVNQRTLDYGDDGREAVRRLLEMGNRAGVIPHPAKVEFVG; this is encoded by the coding sequence GTGAACCCACTCCCCCGACCATCCGCAGCTCCAGCGCTCGACGACGCGGATGCAGTGCGCGAAATCAGCGTCGCGCACAGTCCGGACTCCGATGATGCCTTCATGTTCTACGGGCTGGCGACGAATAAGGTGCGCGTGCCGGGAGTTCGCTTTGCTCACACCTTGTGTGACATTGAGACGTTGAATCGTAAGGCGCACGACCGAGTTTACGATCTCACTGCGATTTCGTTTCACGCTTATCCCTACATTCAAGATGATTACGCTCTGCTCTCCAGCGGCGGCAGCGTGGGCGAGGGCTACGGGCCAATGATCGTGGCCAGCCGTCCGTTTTCGCCCGAGGGTGTCAAGAACGCGCGTATTGCAGTTCCCGGCACATTGACCACGGCTTATCTGGTATTGCAACTTTTTGCTCCCGGCGTAGAGACGGTGGTCGTGCCTTTTGACCAGATCATTCCGCAGGTCGCTGCCGGAAACTATGAAGCCGGACTGATCATTCATGAAGGTCAGCTGACATACGAGAAGGCCCGTTTGCACCGGGTGGTTGACCTGGGACAATGGTGGCACCAGACGACGGGGCTGCCCCTGCCGCTGGGAGGCAATGCTATCCGGCGTGAACTGGGACCGGAGCTGATCGCAAAGGTTGGCTCGGCGATGCGCCAGACTATTCAATACGCTCTTGACCACCGCGAAGAAGCGTTGGAATACGCCAAACAGTTTGCACGCGACCTGGATTCGCAAACCGCCGACAGGTTTGTGGGTATGTACGTTAACCAGCGCACGCTCGATTACGGTGACGATGGCCGCGAAGCCGTGAGAAGGCTTTTGGAAATGGGTAACCGTGCGGGAGTCATTCCTCATCCCGCTAAAGTGGAGTTTGTGGGTTGA
- the topA gene encoding type I DNA topoisomerase, with product MANNLVIVESPAKAKTIKKYLGKGFDVEASLGHVKDLPKSQLGVDIDNDFETEYVVIPGKEKVVARLKKLAKDAAAIYLAPDPDREGEAIAAHLAEELGPNGGGKKKKKGGIPIHRVTFNEITQRGVRDGFDHPREIDWNLVDAQQTRRVLDRLVGYQVSPLLWDKVRRGLSAGRVQTVALRLIVEREREIKAFEKKEYWTLDAHLAANKPPAFDARFLGRGEEKIEIPNGEEAEKIRAGLEAAKWTVRSAEKKERRRNATPPFTTSKLQQDSSRRLRFSVKRTMMIAQRLYEGIELGDEGLVGLITYMRTDSTRVSPDALAELREMIGQQYGPEYLPEQPNTYKSKKGAQEGHEAIRPTSALRHPDQVKQYLQEDEFKVYKLIWQRFVASQMNPAVFDQTTVDIDAKTAADTFWFRVTGSVLKFDGFLKIYEESKEGKDEEDEALKHKLPPLETGQSLTLRELKPEQHFTEPPPRYNEASLVKELEERGIGRPSTYATILSTIQERQYVQKAGGKFAPTEIGLVVTDLLVENFKDIFDPQYTARLEEELDEIEEGQEKWTDALHEFYKKFEKDLHYAEKHMENIKRMEKPTEEKCERCGSPLVIKWGKHGSFFACSSYDKEDPNTCTFTKENPIDLPDLDTADVQGTAQEEYCENCGRPMVLKRGRFGQFMACTGYPDCKTTRRLDQGRKVPDIPLDETCPQCGRNMVLRHGRYGEFTSCSGYPECKYVKQNFIGVKCPECKDGEVVEKRARRKGNTFYGCSNYPKCKFTSANKPLAEKCPECGGEYLVEKTLKAGPVIACPNKECEYERPLEVAPAAS from the coding sequence TTGGCTAATAATCTGGTAATTGTCGAGTCGCCTGCCAAGGCGAAAACCATCAAGAAATATCTAGGCAAAGGGTTCGACGTGGAGGCTTCGCTCGGCCACGTCAAAGACCTGCCGAAGAGCCAGCTTGGGGTTGATATCGACAATGATTTTGAGACCGAATACGTTGTCATTCCTGGCAAGGAGAAGGTTGTCGCCAGGCTGAAAAAGCTGGCCAAGGACGCTGCTGCCATCTACCTGGCGCCTGACCCCGATCGCGAAGGCGAAGCCATTGCTGCGCACCTGGCCGAAGAGCTCGGGCCAAACGGCGGGGGCAAGAAGAAGAAAAAAGGTGGTATTCCGATTCATCGCGTCACCTTCAACGAAATTACGCAACGCGGCGTGCGCGATGGCTTTGATCATCCGCGAGAGATTGATTGGAACCTGGTGGACGCGCAGCAGACCCGTCGCGTGCTCGATCGCCTGGTCGGCTATCAGGTTTCGCCGCTGCTCTGGGACAAAGTCCGCCGCGGACTCTCAGCCGGACGCGTTCAGACTGTGGCATTGCGCCTGATCGTAGAACGCGAACGAGAGATCAAGGCATTCGAAAAGAAGGAATACTGGACCCTGGACGCGCATCTGGCTGCGAACAAGCCTCCGGCGTTCGACGCTCGCTTCCTGGGTCGAGGCGAAGAAAAGATCGAAATTCCCAACGGTGAGGAAGCGGAGAAGATCCGCGCCGGGCTGGAAGCGGCGAAATGGACTGTCCGCTCGGCTGAAAAGAAAGAGCGCCGCCGCAATGCCACGCCGCCATTCACCACCAGCAAGCTGCAGCAGGATTCCTCGCGACGCCTGCGCTTCAGCGTCAAGCGGACCATGATGATCGCGCAGCGCCTCTATGAAGGAATTGAACTGGGCGACGAAGGCCTGGTCGGCCTCATTACTTATATGCGCACGGATTCAACGCGCGTGTCGCCGGATGCATTGGCGGAGTTGCGCGAAATGATTGGCCAACAATACGGCCCCGAGTATTTGCCGGAGCAGCCTAATACTTACAAGAGTAAGAAAGGCGCGCAGGAAGGCCACGAGGCGATTCGTCCCACCTCGGCCTTGCGCCATCCCGACCAGGTCAAGCAATACCTGCAGGAAGACGAGTTCAAGGTTTACAAGCTCATCTGGCAACGCTTCGTTGCGTCGCAAATGAACCCGGCGGTTTTCGATCAGACCACGGTGGATATAGACGCCAAAACTGCGGCTGATACTTTCTGGTTCCGCGTCACCGGATCAGTACTGAAGTTTGACGGTTTCCTGAAGATTTACGAGGAATCCAAAGAAGGCAAGGACGAAGAAGACGAGGCGCTCAAGCACAAGCTGCCGCCGCTGGAAACGGGCCAGTCACTCACCTTGCGCGAGCTCAAGCCGGAGCAGCACTTCACCGAACCGCCTCCGCGCTACAACGAAGCTTCGCTGGTCAAAGAGCTCGAAGAACGCGGCATTGGCCGTCCATCAACCTACGCCACCATTCTCAGCACCATTCAGGAGCGCCAGTACGTGCAGAAGGCCGGAGGCAAGTTCGCGCCTACTGAAATCGGTCTGGTGGTGACGGATTTGCTGGTCGAGAATTTCAAAGATATTTTTGATCCTCAATACACCGCTCGGCTGGAAGAAGAGCTGGACGAAATCGAGGAAGGTCAGGAGAAGTGGACTGACGCCCTGCATGAGTTTTACAAAAAATTCGAGAAGGACCTCCATTACGCCGAGAAGCACATGGAAAACATCAAGCGTATGGAGAAGCCTACGGAAGAGAAGTGCGAGCGCTGCGGCTCACCGCTGGTGATCAAGTGGGGCAAGCATGGGTCTTTCTTTGCGTGCAGCTCTTACGACAAAGAGGATCCCAACACCTGCACCTTCACCAAGGAAAATCCTATTGATCTGCCGGACCTCGATACAGCAGATGTGCAAGGTACCGCACAGGAAGAATACTGCGAGAACTGCGGGCGGCCCATGGTCCTCAAACGCGGACGTTTTGGGCAGTTCATGGCGTGTACTGGCTATCCCGATTGCAAGACCACGCGCCGGCTCGACCAAGGGCGCAAAGTGCCCGACATTCCGCTGGACGAAACCTGCCCCCAATGTGGTCGCAACATGGTGTTGCGCCATGGCCGGTACGGCGAGTTCACATCTTGCAGCGGCTACCCCGAATGCAAGTACGTGAAGCAAAACTTCATCGGCGTGAAATGTCCGGAGTGCAAGGACGGGGAAGTAGTGGAGAAGCGTGCCCGCCGCAAGGGCAACACCTTCTACGGTTGCTCTAACTATCCCAAGTGCAAGTTTACCTCTGCCAACAAGCCCCTCGCGGAGAAGTGCCCGGAATGTGGCGGCGAATATCTGGTAGAGAAAACATTGAAAGCCGGGCCGGTAATTGCCTGTCCCAATAAAGAGTGCGAATACGAGCGCCCGCTCGAAGTCGCTCCCGCCGCAAGCTGA
- the dprA gene encoding DNA-processing protein DprA, whose product MASAIPIPGEVLQTCVQQWLALLLTPGLGPTRARRMLERFGSVDHIFRASLTELEAAAIPAVSAQSLATGKSMELAGEELARASALNIRILTLDDPQYPQRLREIYDPPLVLYARGDVAVLAQPSIAVVGTRHPSPYGLGMAERLCADLAARGLAIASGMARGIDSAAHRGAIAARGKTIAVFGTGIDVIYPRENQRLSEQILATGGAQVSEFPISTFAAPQNFPIRNRIISGMSVGVLVIEAGEYSGTRITARCALEQNREIFAVPGNVTNRNSWGPNTLIKQGAKLVATWEDVWEDLPTQIRVQLSPPETAADVPGTGNLFEDHAMAPHERRILSLLKKDEATQIDVIVEKLEPELSSSEIFAALFELELAGKVRQLPGKNFVKAF is encoded by the coding sequence ATGGCCAGCGCCATTCCCATCCCGGGCGAAGTCCTGCAGACCTGTGTCCAGCAATGGCTCGCGCTCCTCCTGACACCCGGTCTTGGTCCCACTCGGGCGCGGCGGATGCTTGAACGGTTTGGAAGCGTAGATCACATCTTCCGGGCTTCCCTGACGGAGCTGGAGGCCGCAGCCATACCCGCCGTCTCCGCCCAGTCACTGGCGACGGGCAAGTCCATGGAACTGGCGGGGGAGGAACTTGCCCGCGCCTCGGCGCTCAATATCAGGATTCTGACGCTGGACGATCCTCAATATCCGCAACGCCTGCGTGAGATTTACGATCCGCCGCTGGTACTGTATGCCCGCGGCGACGTAGCCGTCCTGGCGCAGCCTTCCATTGCCGTTGTGGGCACGCGTCATCCCAGCCCTTACGGCCTTGGCATGGCAGAGCGACTCTGTGCTGATCTTGCGGCGCGCGGTCTGGCAATAGCCAGTGGCATGGCGCGCGGCATTGACAGCGCAGCGCATCGCGGCGCCATCGCCGCAAGAGGTAAGACCATCGCCGTGTTTGGCACCGGAATAGATGTGATTTACCCGCGGGAAAACCAGCGGCTTTCGGAGCAGATCCTGGCCACCGGCGGTGCGCAAGTCTCTGAATTTCCCATTTCCACGTTTGCCGCGCCCCAGAATTTTCCCATTCGCAATCGCATCATCAGCGGCATGTCCGTGGGCGTCTTAGTCATCGAAGCTGGAGAGTACAGTGGCACCCGCATCACTGCCCGCTGCGCGCTGGAGCAAAACCGTGAAATCTTCGCGGTCCCCGGCAACGTCACAAACCGCAACTCCTGGGGGCCCAATACCTTGATCAAGCAGGGCGCCAAGTTAGTGGCGACATGGGAGGACGTTTGGGAAGATTTGCCGACACAGATTCGGGTTCAACTCTCTCCACCGGAAACCGCGGCGGATGTGCCTGGGACGGGAAATCTGTTTGAAGATCACGCTATGGCGCCGCACGAGCGCCGTATCCTCAGCCTGCTTAAAAAGGACGAGGCCACTCAGATCGATGTAATTGTGGAAAAGCTCGAGCCTGAATTGTCATCGTCTGAAATCTTCGCAGCGCTGTTCGAGCTTGAGTTGGCGGGGAAGGTTCGGCAACTGCCGGGAAAGAACTTCGTGAAAGCCTTTTGA
- a CDS encoding cellulose synthase family protein, translated as MQYIRSHLLDKTFLGLYHANAFDLALLIPYFIVLVWLASYGIHRYTLVYLYYKNKKNRANGPAGRFADLPSITVQLPIFNEQYVVERLLDAVCKLNYPQDKLEIQLLDDSVDETRVVAHNLVQQYAKQGHPITYHHRTNREGFKAGALREGMKTAKGEFIAIFDADFVPRPDFLLQMVHYFTDPKIGMVQGRWEHINRNYSFLTNVEAILLDGHFVLEHGARSRSGVFFNFNGTAGMWRRATIEEAGGWQHDTLTEDTDLSYRAQLKGWKFVYLEDVGCPAELPVEMTAFKTQQARWAKGLIQTAKKILPQVMKSDAPLRVKVEAWYHLTANISYPLMIALSVLLLPAMIIRFYQGWFQMLIIDLPLFLASTFSISSFYLVSQKVLYPKTWWKCIIYLPFLMALGIGLTVTNSRAVLEALFGHQSAFARTPKYRVESKKDRVRANKYRRRLGWVPWVEMLIGGYFALTVYYAIQNENFITVPFLLLFVIGYWYTGAMSLFQGMLSGFSLSAEPQSSKPYPVGV; from the coding sequence ATGCAATACATCCGCTCCCATTTGCTTGATAAAACTTTCCTGGGGCTTTACCACGCCAACGCCTTTGACTTGGCTTTGCTTATACCTTATTTCATTGTCTTAGTGTGGCTCGCCTCGTACGGAATCCATCGCTACACGCTGGTATATCTCTATTACAAGAACAAGAAGAATCGCGCGAATGGTCCGGCTGGACGTTTTGCCGATCTACCGTCTATTACGGTGCAACTGCCGATTTTCAATGAGCAGTACGTGGTGGAGCGCTTGCTAGATGCCGTGTGCAAGCTGAACTATCCGCAGGACAAACTTGAGATCCAGCTGCTCGATGATTCGGTGGACGAAACCAGAGTGGTCGCTCATAACTTGGTGCAGCAATATGCCAAGCAGGGACACCCGATCACCTACCATCATCGAACCAATCGCGAAGGGTTTAAAGCGGGGGCTTTGCGCGAGGGGATGAAAACGGCGAAGGGCGAGTTCATCGCCATCTTTGACGCCGACTTTGTTCCGCGTCCGGACTTTCTGCTACAGATGGTCCACTACTTTACCGATCCAAAAATTGGTATGGTGCAAGGCCGCTGGGAGCACATTAACCGCAATTATTCGTTCCTCACCAACGTCGAGGCCATTCTTCTGGACGGGCATTTTGTCCTTGAACATGGCGCCCGGTCGCGCTCAGGCGTGTTTTTTAACTTCAATGGCACGGCGGGCATGTGGCGACGCGCCACCATTGAAGAAGCCGGCGGATGGCAGCACGACACGCTCACCGAAGATACCGATCTTTCTTACCGCGCGCAATTAAAGGGATGGAAGTTCGTTTACCTGGAGGACGTAGGCTGCCCGGCGGAGCTTCCGGTTGAGATGACCGCATTCAAGACCCAGCAGGCACGCTGGGCGAAGGGGCTGATCCAGACGGCGAAGAAAATCCTGCCGCAAGTGATGAAGAGCGATGCGCCGCTAAGGGTGAAGGTAGAGGCGTGGTATCACCTGACGGCCAATATCAGCTATCCACTGATGATTGCGCTTTCCGTGCTGCTGCTGCCGGCCATGATCATCCGCTTCTATCAGGGCTGGTTCCAGATGTTGATAATTGACCTCCCACTTTTCCTGGCGTCCACTTTTTCAATTTCCAGTTTTTATCTGGTCTCGCAAAAAGTGCTGTACCCGAAAACATGGTGGAAATGCATTATTTATTTGCCGTTTCTGATGGCGCTGGGGATCGGGCTCACGGTCACCAACTCAAGAGCGGTGTTGGAGGCACTGTTTGGCCACCAGTCGGCCTTCGCGCGGACTCCCAAGTATCGGGTGGAATCGAAGAAAGACCGAGTGCGGGCCAACAAATATCGGCGACGCCTGGGTTGGGTGCCCTGGGTGGAAATGCTGATCGGCGGCTATTTCGCCCTGACCGTCTACTACGCCATACAGAACGAGAATTTCATCACTGTACCTTTTCTGCTGCTGTTCGTCATCGGCTATTGGTATACGGGAGCGATGTCGTTGTTCCAGGGAATGCTCTCCGGGTTCTCGTTGAGCGCGGAGCCGCAGAGCAGCAAGCCGTATCCGGTTGGGGTATAG
- the mqnC gene encoding cyclic dehypoxanthinyl futalosine synthase: MSLTNAQAIELFRSDDLIGIGMEADAVRRKLHPEGVVTYIIDRNINYTNFCTEYCTFCAFYRPLKGPQAKEGYILDFETIYEKIRETVELGGTGVLMQGGLHPDLKIDWHEQMLRGIKQRFPKVHLHCYSASEIIAIAEYSGLTIRDTIARLRDAGLDSIPGGGAEILDDEVRYKIARLKCLTDDWLNVHRTAHQLGMRTTATMMFGVGEKPEHRVNHFKRLYDLQEETGGFTAFIPWSFQPANTALGGRHWDEATSVEYLKVLAISRIFLSNFLNVQSSWVTQGLKVCQMGLRFGGNDVGSVMLEENVVRAAGVNNCTTEEELRRIIRDAGFRPAQRDTLYRAYFLN; encoded by the coding sequence ATGTCGCTGACCAACGCACAGGCCATAGAGCTGTTCCGTTCCGATGACCTGATCGGCATTGGCATGGAAGCGGACGCGGTGCGGCGAAAGCTGCACCCCGAAGGCGTGGTCACCTACATCATTGACCGCAACATCAATTACACCAACTTCTGCACCGAGTACTGCACTTTCTGCGCCTTCTACCGCCCCCTGAAAGGCCCTCAGGCCAAAGAGGGTTACATTCTGGATTTCGAAACCATCTACGAGAAGATCCGCGAGACGGTAGAACTCGGGGGGACGGGTGTGCTGATGCAGGGCGGACTGCATCCTGACTTAAAGATTGACTGGCATGAGCAAATGCTGCGCGGCATCAAGCAGCGTTTTCCCAAGGTTCACCTGCACTGTTATTCGGCGTCTGAGATTATCGCGATCGCGGAGTATAGCGGTCTCACTATCCGAGACACCATCGCACGGCTGCGCGATGCCGGCCTGGATTCGATTCCCGGCGGTGGCGCCGAAATCCTCGACGACGAAGTGCGCTACAAGATCGCCCGCTTGAAGTGCCTTACAGACGATTGGCTCAACGTGCATCGCACCGCCCACCAACTCGGCATGCGCACAACGGCCACCATGATGTTCGGGGTTGGTGAAAAGCCTGAGCACCGGGTCAACCACTTCAAGCGCTTATATGATTTGCAAGAAGAGACCGGCGGCTTCACGGCGTTCATTCCCTGGAGTTTCCAGCCGGCGAATACGGCATTGGGCGGGCGTCACTGGGATGAAGCAACCTCGGTTGAGTACCTGAAAGTCCTGGCGATTTCGCGAATCTTCCTTTCGAACTTCCTGAACGTGCAATCCAGCTGGGTCACTCAGGGTTTGAAGGTCTGCCAGATGGGGCTGCGATTTGGTGGCAATGACGTCGGTTCCGTGATGCTGGAAGAAAACGTCGTCCGCGCCGCCGGGGTGAATAACTGCACCACGGAAGAAGAGTTGCGGCGCATTATCCGCGATGCAGGCTTCCGACCTGCGCAGCGAGACACTCTCTATCGTGCCTATTTCCTGAACTGA
- a CDS encoding VTT domain-containing protein, which produces MRILLSALLINPIWQWVHRLGGPGLILLGLADNSVVPLPGSMDVFVVLLSARNPEWWPYYGVMATLGAVFGGYLTYRIAEKGGKETLEKKVGARRAAKVYKRFEEHGFVTVFIGSILPPPFPMVPVLMTAGVLQYPPRKFLSALAAGRGLRYFALAFLGRSYGGAIIGFLSRYYMPLLYTLLALAVISGIGALLYFRWYRPKYREQNQVDDRLPRRETRRTA; this is translated from the coding sequence ATGCGAATTCTGCTCTCAGCGTTGCTGATCAACCCCATCTGGCAATGGGTTCACCGCCTGGGTGGCCCGGGTCTGATCCTGCTCGGATTGGCCGACAACTCCGTGGTTCCCCTACCGGGCAGTATGGACGTGTTCGTGGTGCTGCTTTCAGCCCGCAATCCTGAATGGTGGCCCTATTACGGAGTAATGGCGACATTGGGTGCGGTCTTTGGCGGTTACCTGACCTATCGCATCGCAGAAAAAGGCGGCAAGGAGACGCTGGAAAAGAAAGTCGGCGCACGCCGGGCCGCGAAGGTATACAAGAGGTTCGAGGAGCACGGATTCGTCACCGTCTTCATTGGGTCAATACTGCCTCCGCCATTTCCCATGGTCCCTGTGCTGATGACCGCCGGGGTGTTGCAATATCCTCCGAGAAAGTTCCTGTCTGCACTCGCCGCAGGCCGCGGCTTGCGTTACTTTGCTCTGGCTTTTCTGGGCCGCAGCTATGGCGGAGCGATTATCGGCTTTCTTTCGCGGTACTACATGCCTTTGTTGTATACGCTGCTGGCGCTGGCGGTGATCAGTGGAATCGGCGCGCTGCTCTACTTCAGGTGGTATCGCCCGAAGTATCGCGAGCAGAACCAGGTCGACGATCGCCTGCCGCGCCGCGAAACCAGACGCACGGCATGA